The nucleotide window AAGCCGATTATGTCTGGCGTATAATTCTCATGTTTGGGGCTGTTCCTGCTGGTATGACTTACTACTGGCGTATGAAAATGCCGGAAACTGCCCGTTACACTGCCCTTGTGGCCAAAAATGCCAAGCTAGCTGCAGCAGACATGTCTAAGGTTCTCCAAGTTGaacttgaagatgaagaagagaaggTACAGAAATATACTGAAGAGAAATCCAATTCCTTTGGTTTGTTCAGTAAGGAGTTTGCTAAAAGGCATGGTTGGCATTTACTTGGAACAACTTCAACTTGGTTCCTATTAGACATTGCCTTCTACAGCCAAAACCTTTTCCAAAAGGATATCTTCTCCGCAATCGGGTGGATCCCTTCAGCCGAAAAAATGAATGCAATTCATGAGGTTTTTAGAATTGCAAGAGCACAGACACTCATAGCATTGTGCAGCACTGTGCCTGGCTACTGGTTCACTGTGGCGTTCATTGATTATATGGGCCGATTTGCAATCCAACTGATGGGCTTCTTCTTCATGACCGTCTTCATGTTTGCACTCGCAATTCCTTACCATCACTGGACCTTGAAGCCCAACAGAATTGGGTTTGTTGTAATTTATTCACTGACCTTTTTCTTTGCCAACTTTGGGCCCAATGCCACTACATTCGTTGTCCCCGCCGAGATTTTCCCAGCTCGTCTGAGGTCGACGTGTCACGGAATTTCCGCCGCAGCCGGGAAGGCGGGAGCAATTGTGGGAGCTTTCGGATTCTTGTATGCGGCCCAAAGCAAGGACCCGGCGAAGACCGATGCAGGGTACCCGCCCGGCATTGGTGTGAAGAATTCTCTTATTATGCTtggtgtgattaactttttcgGGATGGTGTTTACTTTCTTGGTGCCAGAGTCGAAGGGAAAATCCCTTGAAGAGTTGACAGGTGAGAATGAAGATGGGGATGAGGCCACAGAGGAGCAGGCCCCTCCTACCAATAGAACTGTCCCACTGTGATGACATCTACTATCAAGTTTGCTTGATTTGCAATGCAATAATAATGTGGATGTATATTTGCTTGTGGAAGCTTAATTGCATAAGCAATTAttataatgtgtttttggattgttttccttctctaatttatttatttgaaatttttttttggttttgcaaTGTATTTCTATTGTTCACCATTGTTTGAAATTCATTGAAACATACCGTTGCAttatttttttgagtaaaaatgTAAAGATATTATTCGTTTATGAAAAACATATACCATGCATAGTttagcactactacaaaaattgaatcagacgacacctctcagacgaCACATCAtagtt belongs to Rosa chinensis cultivar Old Blush chromosome 4, RchiOBHm-V2, whole genome shotgun sequence and includes:
- the LOC112197553 gene encoding probable inorganic phosphate transporter 1-3; translation: MVKEQLGVLNALDVAKTQLYHFTAIVIAGMGFFTDAYDLFCISLVSKLLGRIYYTDITHPKPGTLPPNVAAAVNGVALVGTLAGQLFFGWLGDRLGRKKVYGMTLVIMVTCSIASGLSFSDHPTSVISTLCFFRFWLGFGIGGDYPLSATIMSEYANKKTRGAFIAAVFAMQGFGILAGGIVALIVSTAFDKSFPAPTFAENAAASLAPQADYVWRIILMFGAVPAGMTYYWRMKMPETARYTALVAKNAKLAAADMSKVLQVELEDEEEKVQKYTEEKSNSFGLFSKEFAKRHGWHLLGTTSTWFLLDIAFYSQNLFQKDIFSAIGWIPSAEKMNAIHEVFRIARAQTLIALCSTVPGYWFTVAFIDYMGRFAIQLMGFFFMTVFMFALAIPYHHWTLKPNRIGFVVIYSLTFFFANFGPNATTFVVPAEIFPARLRSTCHGISAAAGKAGAIVGAFGFLYAAQSKDPAKTDAGYPPGIGVKNSLIMLGVINFFGMVFTFLVPESKGKSLEELTGENEDGDEATEEQAPPTNRTVPL